A window from Corynebacterium accolens encodes these proteins:
- a CDS encoding DUF3427 domain-containing protein, translating into MSHSLDSSLPFGVYETPVTSRIRERMEETQSRHPSAGFGVGNGTDDSARGRYTSAMSQHIGDLLEQRLMGLKSSADRVALINTIAGMLGEDEDIDTEQLLYAVYNTSLAEPPLLPDVSLTKSALFTNAQGETSLTSEVEREIKTADSVDLLCAFIKSSGISVLDQQLQFLRDNQIPFRLLTSTYCGASDAAALKRLVEKYRADVKICYEHKSTRLHAKAWLFRRDSGFDTAFIGSSNLSRSALIDGWEWNVRGSATATPEVIEKFIKTFDSYWHDSHFKTFDPARDMDRLQESLRIAKGTESPQALRQLELSGLEVTPYPYQEEMLEALRSEREVKDRHKNLLVAATGTGKTVVAALDYLNLCRQWKRRPRLLFVAHRKEILHQARRTYREVLKDANFGELLVDGTEPRRWDFVFASVQSLNSTRLEKLAPDQFDVVVIDEFHHAEAPTYNALLSHFEPDELLGLTATPERGDGKNVQQYFDYRIAHELRLWDALRLQLLVPMHYYGIADGTDLSSLTWNRGKKDYNTNELSEFYIKSGEKRTRFILNELDKRIFDLSEMKAIGFCVSIAHAEHMAQQFQHFGIPAQAVTSKLTSSERAEAIQQLESGAIKALFSVDIFNEGVDIPAVNTLLLLRPTQSPVIFLQQLGRGLRLAPGKDSCTVFDFIGQQHVEYDFERKFNALTRKRGKHLLTEIEQGFPTTPPGTHIQFDESTTEQVLNNVKKTTRSNLRKVRALVAELRTTDLKEFLDEANLELEDIYRPNKYSWTRLLREEGLLEPRDDEMESFLLNRIKVFLHVNDATRIEAYLRILKSSTSQFGDMSPTDQAFARMLVLGFWANSNAPSPSSFDQALGILREHPRVIWELEHVMRLQNDASRIIPQPSDDTVLETHADYSLAELVGALQTGELEKLVSLPREGVKYFPEMNMDLFLVTFQKDDQVSATTNYRDYPISPDLLHWESQSTTTLKSKAARRYIRHDELGGKILIASRFTKKNSVGTASAYTFLGAVDYVSHHGEKPIQFQWKLQRTMPKALYAAGRTVA; encoded by the coding sequence ATGAGTCATTCCTTGGATTCCTCGCTCCCCTTCGGCGTTTACGAAACCCCGGTGACCTCGCGCATTCGTGAGCGAATGGAGGAAACGCAAAGCCGACACCCATCGGCGGGATTCGGGGTAGGAAACGGCACAGATGATAGCGCTCGCGGGCGCTATACCTCGGCCATGTCTCAACACATCGGCGATTTACTAGAGCAACGCCTCATGGGGCTCAAATCCTCAGCAGACCGAGTAGCCCTTATCAATACAATCGCTGGAATGCTTGGCGAGGACGAAGATATTGATACCGAGCAACTCCTCTACGCCGTCTACAACACTTCTTTAGCCGAGCCTCCGCTGCTTCCGGATGTATCGCTGACTAAGAGCGCGCTTTTTACTAATGCCCAGGGCGAGACCAGCCTGACCAGCGAGGTTGAGCGGGAGATAAAGACAGCCGATTCCGTCGACTTATTGTGTGCCTTCATCAAAAGCTCCGGAATCAGTGTCCTTGACCAGCAATTGCAGTTCCTGCGCGACAACCAGATTCCATTCCGCCTATTGACCTCTACTTACTGTGGGGCTTCCGATGCGGCGGCTCTTAAACGCCTGGTAGAAAAATATCGCGCCGATGTAAAGATTTGCTATGAGCATAAATCCACACGCCTGCACGCCAAAGCATGGCTATTCCGACGGGATTCTGGCTTCGACACCGCTTTTATTGGAAGCTCGAACCTTTCGAGGTCTGCTCTTATCGATGGCTGGGAATGGAACGTGCGCGGCTCTGCTACGGCGACGCCTGAGGTCATCGAAAAATTCATAAAGACTTTCGACAGCTACTGGCACGATAGCCACTTCAAGACTTTTGACCCCGCCAGGGATATGGATCGCCTGCAGGAATCCCTGCGCATTGCAAAAGGCACGGAGTCCCCACAAGCTTTGCGCCAATTAGAGCTTTCTGGCCTAGAAGTTACTCCCTATCCTTATCAAGAAGAGATGCTCGAGGCGCTGCGGTCCGAACGTGAGGTAAAGGATCGCCACAAAAACCTACTCGTTGCGGCGACAGGCACCGGCAAGACCGTCGTAGCTGCCCTGGATTACCTCAATCTTTGCCGGCAGTGGAAGCGTCGCCCACGTTTGCTCTTCGTCGCACACCGCAAAGAAATTCTTCACCAAGCGCGGCGTACGTACCGCGAGGTGCTCAAGGATGCCAACTTTGGCGAGTTGCTTGTCGATGGCACCGAGCCCCGGCGCTGGGACTTCGTATTTGCGAGCGTTCAGTCGCTCAATTCCACTCGCTTAGAAAAGCTCGCGCCGGATCAATTCGATGTGGTGGTCATCGACGAATTCCACCATGCAGAAGCTCCAACATATAACGCGCTTCTTAGCCATTTTGAACCAGACGAATTACTTGGGCTGACCGCAACACCTGAGCGCGGCGATGGCAAAAATGTCCAACAGTACTTTGACTACCGCATTGCCCATGAGCTTCGCCTCTGGGATGCTTTGCGCCTGCAACTTTTGGTTCCCATGCATTATTACGGAATTGCAGACGGTACGGATCTTTCTTCGCTTACGTGGAACAGGGGCAAGAAAGATTACAACACCAACGAGTTGTCAGAGTTTTATATCAAGTCTGGTGAAAAACGGACGCGCTTTATTCTTAATGAACTGGATAAACGGATTTTCGATCTTTCTGAAATGAAGGCGATCGGCTTTTGCGTCTCCATTGCCCACGCAGAGCATATGGCCCAGCAATTTCAGCACTTTGGAATTCCAGCCCAGGCCGTAACGAGCAAATTAACTTCTTCTGAACGCGCAGAAGCCATTCAACAACTCGAAAGCGGCGCCATCAAGGCTCTCTTTTCCGTTGATATTTTCAATGAGGGCGTCGACATCCCAGCGGTCAATACACTGCTCTTGCTCCGGCCAACCCAAAGCCCGGTTATCTTCCTACAGCAACTTGGCCGCGGTCTTCGCCTTGCTCCCGGAAAGGATTCTTGTACCGTATTCGATTTCATTGGCCAACAGCATGTTGAATACGATTTTGAGCGTAAATTCAATGCATTAACGAGAAAACGCGGGAAACATCTACTCACCGAGATAGAGCAGGGCTTTCCCACCACGCCGCCGGGAACGCACATCCAATTCGATGAATCGACGACGGAACAGGTCCTCAACAACGTAAAGAAGACGACACGGAGCAACTTGCGGAAAGTGCGTGCGCTGGTGGCGGAATTGCGAACTACCGATCTCAAAGAATTCCTCGACGAGGCAAACCTCGAATTGGAGGATATTTATCGCCCCAACAAATACTCCTGGACCCGCCTCCTGCGCGAGGAAGGCCTCCTCGAGCCACGTGACGATGAGATGGAAAGCTTCTTACTCAACCGGATTAAAGTTTTCCTCCACGTCAATGATGCGACACGCATTGAGGCTTATCTTCGAATCCTAAAATCCTCCACTTCGCAATTCGGCGATATGTCGCCCACTGATCAAGCCTTTGCACGAATGCTGGTCTTGGGCTTTTGGGCTAATTCCAATGCACCCAGCCCGTCTTCTTTTGACCAAGCGCTGGGGATATTGCGAGAGCACCCGCGAGTTATTTGGGAACTTGAACACGTCATGCGGCTACAAAACGATGCTTCGCGCATTATCCCGCAGCCTAGTGACGACACCGTTCTGGAAACTCACGCAGACTACTCTCTGGCAGAGTTAGTCGGCGCCTTGCAAACTGGCGAATTAGAAAAACTGGTCAGCCTTCCGCGCGAGGGAGTGAAATACTTCCCCGAGATGAACATGGACTTATTCTTGGTGACTTTCCAAAAAGACGATCAAGTTAGCGCCACCACGAATTACCGGGACTACCCGATTTCACCGGATCTCCTCCACTGGGAATCGCAATCGACAACAACTCTAAAATCGAAGGCCGCACGTCGTTATATTCGGCATGATGAGCTCGGCGGGAAGATTCTTATCGCCTCTCGCTTTACTAAGAAGAACTCAGTGGGCACCGCGAGCGCCTATACATTTTTGGGTGCTGTGGATTATGTTTCCCACCACGGTGAAAAGCCCATTCAGTTCCAATGGAAGCTGCAAAGAACCATGCCAAAGGCGCTGTACGCTGCTGGCCGGACCGTCGCTTAG
- a CDS encoding (deoxy)nucleoside triphosphate pyrophosphohydrolase — MSNPIRVVGAVFHDGDRFLACRKKPGKPLEGHWEFPGGKIEPGESPEQALAREIREELNLTARVGSKLTTTIYEYDFATIELTTFYCTLTSGELRLSDHDATRWVTPTEAMELTWAPADIPAVEKLCP; from the coding sequence ATGTCTAACCCCATCCGCGTCGTCGGCGCCGTCTTTCACGATGGCGATCGCTTCCTCGCCTGCCGCAAGAAACCCGGAAAACCCCTAGAAGGACATTGGGAATTTCCGGGCGGAAAAATCGAACCGGGAGAATCACCCGAACAGGCTTTAGCCCGCGAAATTCGCGAGGAACTCAACCTTACTGCCCGCGTAGGCAGCAAACTCACGACGACCATCTACGAGTACGACTTTGCCACCATCGAACTAACCACCTTTTATTGCACGCTCACCAGCGGCGAGCTTCGCCTGAGCGATCATGACGCAACCAGGTGGGTTACCCCCACAGAAGCAATGGAGCTGACCTGGGCGCCAGCAGATATTCCAGCCGTGGAAAAACTTTGCCCTTAG
- a CDS encoding YjiH family protein, with protein MTSTDSVNSSIQSHDGEVPRPEGRWKLFVYSAIGAFVFFFPVTYKEKNSIPLDHMVTIVRDSIPAVVPWLIFALAVYGTVRSFSTGAFKQSALQAVFAVLNIAGAVISFLMVIDALPWVLGDEDLVPFLWNSIATPVGLIVPIGGTFLAFLIGFGLLEFVGVLMQPIMRPLWKTPGRSAIDAVASFVGSYSLGILVTDRVYQKGGYTGREAAVIATGFSTVSAAFMVIVAKQLDLMNIWGTYFAVTLLVTFLVTAITVRIPPLRTSPDEYCAGVEPDPEKPVEGSRFKNAWREAMLALQRAPSLPQAIWDNLRDGVRMAAAIVPSIMSVGLIGLLLARFTPIFEWIGYLFYPFAWIVQLXEPALGGXAXAMGIAEMFLPATAVADSDSMVLKFVIGVVAVSAIIFFSALVPCILATKIPVKLSHLVIIWFERVALTIVIATPIAHLLF; from the coding sequence GTGACTTCTACTGATTCAGTTAATTCCTCCATCCAGAGCCATGACGGGGAAGTCCCGCGGCCTGAGGGACGGTGGAAACTCTTTGTTTATAGCGCCATTGGCGCGTTCGTGTTCTTCTTTCCTGTGACGTATAAGGAAAAGAACTCCATTCCTTTGGACCACATGGTCACCATCGTGCGCGATAGCATTCCGGCGGTGGTGCCGTGGCTTATTTTTGCGCTCGCCGTGTATGGCACGGTCCGTAGCTTTAGCACTGGGGCGTTTAAGCAAAGTGCGCTGCAGGCGGTCTTTGCGGTCCTCAATATCGCCGGTGCGGTCATTTCCTTCCTCATGGTCATTGACGCGCTGCCGTGGGTATTGGGCGATGAGGACTTGGTTCCCTTCTTGTGGAACTCCATTGCCACACCGGTGGGGCTTATCGTGCCCATCGGCGGTACCTTCCTGGCATTTCTCATTGGCTTTGGGCTCTTGGAATTTGTTGGGGTGCTGATGCAACCCATCATGCGTCCGCTGTGGAAGACGCCGGGGCGCTCCGCCATCGATGCGGTGGCATCCTTTGTCGGGTCGTATTCGCTGGGCATCTTGGTCACGGACCGTGTCTATCAAAAGGGCGGTTATACCGGCAGAGAGGCTGCAGTTATTGCCACGGGGTTTTCCACGGTATCGGCGGCGTTTATGGTCATCGTGGCCAAGCAACTGGATTTGATGAATATCTGGGGCACCTATTTCGCCGTCACGCTGCTGGTGACGTTCCTGGTTACGGCCATTACCGTGCGCATCCCGCCGCTGCGGACGAGTCCGGATGAATACTGCGCGGGTGTAGAGCCTGACCCAGAAAAGCCGGTGGAAGGATCGCGTTTTAAGAATGCGTGGCGCGAAGCGATGCTGGCTTTGCAGCGCGCGCCGTCGCTGCCGCAGGCCATTTGGGATAACCTGCGCGATGGCGTGCGCATGGCCGCGGCCATCGTGCCGTCCATCATGTCGGTGGGCCTTATTGGCTTGCTGCTTGCGCGGTTTACCCCGATCTTTGAATGGATTGGGTACCTGTTTTATCCCTTTGCTTGGATAGTGCAGCTGCSGGAGCCGGCACTTGGCGGCARGGCCGSGGCGATGGGCATTGCGGAGATGTTCCTACCCGCCACAGCGGTGGCCGACAGCGATTCCATGGTGCTGAAATTCGTCATCGGGGTCGTGGCGGTCTCTGCCATCATCTTCTTCTCCGCCCTGGTGCCGTGCATTTTGGCCACCAAGATTCCGGTGAAGCTATCTCACCTGGTCATCATCTGGTTTGAGCGGGTGGCCCTCACCATCGTGATTGCGACCCCGATTGCGCACCTGCTGTTTTGA
- the hutG gene encoding formimidoylglutamase, translated as MNTESAPLFTPAPEWSGRSDGPGPEHARWHSVINQAESAPVTLLGFASDEGVLRNGGRQGAAAGPAALRTALGSLAVHHGHALADAGTITTQADDLDGAHEALSDKVEELVRSATLPIILGGGHETAFGSHRGLFRARGATPIINLDAHFDLRHADHATSGTPFTQISQLTDDFEYTVFGISRPNNTAVLFNDADKLGVNYTLDEELVNLXPAECGALATQAXAAADKVHLSIDLDVLPASTAPGVSAPASLGVAYERIRALAVAIAATGKLALVDVVELNPTFDIDNRTAKAAARLIDDIVNAHLTAVSGQ; from the coding sequence ATGAATACCGAATCAGCCCCACTTTTTACTCCCGCCCCCGAGTGGTCCGGCCGCTCCGATGGTCCCGGCCCCGAGCACGCGCGCTGGCATAGCGTTATCAACCAAGCCGAATCCGCGCCCGTAACCCTGCTGGGGTTTGCCTCCGATGAGGGCGTGCTGCGCAACGGCGGCCGCCAAGGTGCTGCCGCCGGCCCCGCCGCCCTGCGCACAGCCCTCGGATCCCTCGCGGTTCACCACGGCCATGCGCTTGCCGATGCCGGAACCATCACCACCCAAGCCGACGATCTCGACGGCGCCCACGAGGCCCTATCTGACAAGGTCGAAGAACTCGTCCGCAGCGCTACCCTGCCGATTATCTTGGGCGGCGGGCACGAAACCGCCTTCGGCTCCCACCGCGGCCTGTTCCGCGCGCGCGGTGCCACCCCGATCATCAACCTGGATGCCCACTTCGATCTCCGCCACGCGGACCACGCCACCTCCGGCACGCCCTTTACCCAGATTTCCCAGCTCACCGATGACTTTGAGTACACCGTCTTCGGTATTTCCCGCCCCAATAACACCGCGGTGCTCTTCAACGATGCCGATAAGCTCGGCGTCAACTACACCCTGGATGAGGAGCTGGTGAACCTCMCCCCGGCCGAATGCGGCGCGCTCGCCACCCAGGCCMCCGCCGCTGCGGACAAGGTCCACCTCTCCATCGACCTGGATGTCCTTCCCGCCTCCACCGCGCCGGGTGTATCCGCTCCGGCCAGCCTCGGCGTTGCCTACGAGCGCATCCGCGCCCTGGCGGTCGCCATCGCCGCGACGGGCAAGCTCGCGCTTGTCGATGTCGTCGAGCTCAACCCCACCTTCGACATAGACAACCGCACCGCCAAGGCAGCGGCACGGCTTATCGATGACATCGTTAACGCTCACCTCACTGCGGTAAGCGGGCAATAA
- a CDS encoding IclR family transcriptional regulator — MSANRVPAARHALDILKLLSTIDVPISAARIQGELGLPRSTTYHLLAEMVDAGFVAHLPEHKTYGLGLAAYSMASAYVTQQPLVRMATRDLEECARLVGGSGHLSRMAGSEILYLQEVRAPGATSLVTEVGVRLQAHKTASGRVMLAHLPESEVKAAFDTAGGENFGFLKEQLHLARARGWDQEVEEISRGQASVAVPILDHLERPAAAIAVTYPVSTPADRVEELIAALRQAAEKVAGKMYRQREK, encoded by the coding sequence GTGAGTGCTAATCGAGTCCCCGCTGCGCGCCATGCCCTGGACATCCTCAAGCTGCTATCGACTATCGATGTCCCGATTTCCGCCGCCCGCATCCAAGGCGAGCTCGGCCTGCCGCGCTCGACCACGTACCACCTGCTCGCGGAGATGGTCGATGCCGGCTTCGTTGCCCACCTGCCCGAGCACAAGACCTACGGCCTGGGGCTGGCCGCGTATTCGATGGCCTCTGCCTATGTAACCCAGCAGCCGCTAGTGCGCATGGCAACGCGCGACCTGGAGGAATGCGCGCGGCTGGTAGGTGGATCTGGGCACCTTTCGCGTATGGCGGGCTCGGAGATTTTATACCTGCAGGAGGTCCGCGCGCCGGGCGCGACCTCGTTGGTTACGGAGGTCGGGGTGCGCCTGCAGGCGCATAAGACGGCCTCGGGCAGGGTGATGCTGGCGCACCTGCCGGAATCCGAGGTCAAGGCCGCCTTTGATACCGCGGGCGGGGAAAATTTTGGTTTCCTCAAAGAGCAGCTGCACCTGGCCCGTGCGCGCGGGTGGGATCAGGAGGTGGAAGAAATCTCGCGGGGCCAGGCCTCGGTGGCGGTGCCCATCCTGGACCACTTGGAGCGGCCTGCGGCGGCCATTGCGGTGACCTATCCCGTGTCCACGCCGGCGGATAGGGTAGAGGAGCTCATTGCGGCGCTGCGCCAGGCCGCGGAGAAAGTTGCGGGGAAAATGTATCGCCAGCGCGAAAAGTGA
- the hutH gene encoding histidine ammonia-lyase translates to MPNAYPSTVTVGVGALTIEEVVAVARYGATVEISAEALDVVASTRDRVEELAQDPTPVYGISTGFGALARRHIPEEMRAQLQLSLVRSHAAGTGPEVEEEVIRALMLLRLSTLCTGRTGVRPVVVETYAKALNAGIVPVVREYGSLGCSGDLAPLAHCALALLGEGEVRVGGELKDADEALAAAGIEPLELREKEGLALINGTDGMXGQLCLAITXXRAAAKTADIATAMTVEGLLGTLVVFADDLQQLRPHPGQADSAANIRQVADGSEILAAALEEFKKNQVQDAYSVRCAPQVAGGFRDTLAHTAQVAERELAAAVDNPVVAKDGRVVSNGNFHGAPVAYALDFLSIVTADLASISERRTDRFLDPARNRGLNAFLADDPGVDSGHMIAQYAQAGIVSELKRLATPASADSIPSSAMQEDHVSMGWSAARKLRKAVDGLQRVLAVEILTAARAIDMREGTPAKGTGAVIAKLRETVKGPGVDRYLSPEIEETVRLVKEGALVEAVENATGKLRD, encoded by the coding sequence ATGCCTAATGCATACCCATCCACCGTTACAGTCGGCGTCGGAGCGCTGACCATTGAGGAAGTCGTGGCCGTTGCCCGCTACGGTGCCACGGTAGAAATCTCCGCCGAGGCTTTGGACGTGGTCGCCTCCACACGCGACCGGGTCGAAGAACTGGCCCAGGATCCCACGCCGGTCTACGGAATCTCCACCGGCTTCGGCGCGCTTGCCCGCCGCCACATTCCAGAAGAGATGCGCGCGCAGCTGCAGCTGTCCCTGGTGCGCTCCCACGCGGCCGGCACCGGCCCTGAGGTGGAAGAAGAAGTAATTCGCGCGCTCATGCTGCTGCGCCTATCCACCCTGTGTACCGGCCGTACCGGCGTGCGCCCCGTGGTGGTAGAAACTTATGCCAAGGCGCTCAACGCCGGCATCGTGCCGGTGGTGCGCGAATACGGTTCGCTGGGCTGCTCCGGCGACTTGGCCCCGCTGGCTCACTGCGCCCTAGCGCTGTTGGGTGAGGGTGAGGTACGCGTGGGCGGCGAGCTCAAGGACGCCGACGAGGCTCTTGCCGCCGCCGGCATCGAGCCGCTGGAGCTGCGCGAGAAGGAGGGCCTTGCGCTTATCAACGGAACCGATGGCATGCKGGGCCAGCTCTGCCTGGCCATTACTGMCCKGCGTGCGGCCGCMAAGACCGCCGATATCGCCACCGCGATGACGGTAGAAGGCCTGCTTGGCACCCTCGTGGTCTTTGCCGATGACCTCCAGCAGCTGCGCCCGCACCCGGGCCAGGCCGATTCTGCCGCCAATATCCGCCAGGTGGCGGACGGCTCCGAGATCCTCGCCGCAGCGCTGGAGGAGTTCAAGAAGAACCAGGTCCAAGACGCCTACTCCGTGCGCTGCGCGCCACAGGTGGCCGGCGGTTTCCGCGATACCTTGGCGCATACCGCACAGGTGGCAGAGCGCGAGCTCGCCGCCGCCGTGGACAACCCGGTCGTGGCTAAGGACGGCCGCGTGGTCTCCAACGGCAACTTCCACGGCGCCCCGGTGGCTTATGCGCTCGATTTCCTGTCCATCGTCACCGCGGACCTGGCGTCCATTTCTGAGCGCCGCACCGACCGCTTCTTGGATCCGGCCCGCAACCGCGGCTTGAACGCCTTTCTTGCCGATGACCCCGGAGTCGACTCCGGCCACATGATCGCCCAATACGCCCAGGCTGGCATCGTCAGCGAATTAAAGCGCCTGGCCACCCCGGCCTCGGCCGATTCCATTCCTTCCTCTGCCATGCAGGAAGACCACGTATCCATGGGCTGGTCCGCCGCCCGCAAGCTGCGCAAGGCCGTCGATGGCCTACAACGCGTGCTTGCCGTAGAAATCCTCACCGCTGCCCGCGCTATCGACATGCGCGAGGGTACCCCGGCCAAGGGAACCGGCGCGGTAATCGCCAAGCTGCGCGAAACCGTCAAGGGGCCAGGTGTGGACCGCTACCTCTCGCCGGAAATCGAGGAGACCGTGCGCCTAGTCAAGGAGGGCGCGCTTGTCGAAGCTGTCGAGAATGCTACTGGAAAGCTGCGTGATTAA
- a CDS encoding flavin reductase family protein, with product MSTISWHPQSEPNPLPFSPFKASTVPRPIGWLSSVDGEGRENIAPYSQWQNLTFDPPMVMFSANQYPDGRRKDTVLNAEETGWFVWNMATYDLREEVNKSAQVLDYGDSEWDRLSVTKEYADNYRIPMVKESPVKFECQYKTTLRVPGNSKVGSIDLVVADVKTIHIDESVIDEEGKLDILKIKPIARMGYFDYTVVTEKFEMRVPGSDDAARAGLEGSA from the coding sequence ATGTCGACCATCTCTTGGCACCCGCAATCTGAGCCCAACCCTTTGCCGTTTTCCCCTTTCAAAGCCAGCACGGTACCGCGCCCCATTGGATGGCTTTCCAGCGTGGATGGTGAGGGCCGCGAAAATATCGCTCCTTATAGCCAGTGGCAAAACCTCACCTTCGATCCGCCCATGGTGATGTTTTCGGCCAACCAGTATCCGGATGGTCGTCGCAAGGACACGGTGCTTAACGCGGAGGAGACCGGCTGGTTCGTGTGGAATATGGCCACCTATGATCTTCGCGAGGAAGTCAATAAATCCGCCCAGGTGCTCGACTATGGCGACAGCGAGTGGGACCGCCTGTCCGTTACCAAGGAATATGCGGACAATTACCGCATTCCCATGGTGAAAGAATCGCCGGTGAAGTTCGAGTGCCAGTACAAGACCACGCTGCGCGTGCCTGGCAATTCCAAGGTGGGCAGCATCGACCTCGTGGTGGCGGATGTAAAGACTATCCATATCGATGAATCTGTCATCGATGAGGAAGGCAAGCTTGACATCCTCAAGATTAAGCCCATCGCGCGCATGGGCTACTTTGACTACACCGTGGTCACAGAAAAATTCGAGATGCGCGTGCCCGGCTCCGACGACGCCGCGCGCGCCGGACTAGAGGGCAGCGCGTAG
- a CDS encoding SGNH/GDSL hydrolase family protein, producing MRHVLPALAAACLLAGCSSQPQEAQEATEDPENYVALGDSYAAMGSTTLPLDPPDSCARAQDSYPELAAQEITTSSFRNVACQGASTLDVLSSAGEHPAQVDALAADTSLVSLSIGGNDVSFVRLTQCATDDICQGESGAQIDLELHDLPQRLDKVYGEIAHRSPEAKVIATGYIPLINPGETCPFIEKIPATDREWLANTIQRINQAVREAAERNGATYVLPDDAPQHSACSGKPWVDFTGQDTDSFPMHPTHAGQRAMADALRAAL from the coding sequence ATGCGCCACGTATTGCCCGCCCTCGCCGCCGCCTGCCTGCTGGCAGGATGCTCCTCGCAGCCGCAAGAAGCCCAAGAAGCCACAGAAGACCCCGAAAACTATGTGGCCCTCGGGGATTCCTACGCGGCGATGGGCTCGACGACGCTCCCTCTCGATCCGCCCGATTCCTGCGCACGCGCACAAGATTCCTATCCAGAACTCGCCGCGCAGGAGATCACCACCAGTTCTTTCCGCAACGTCGCCTGCCAGGGCGCGAGCACGCTGGATGTTTTATCCTCCGCGGGCGAGCACCCCGCCCAGGTGGACGCACTGGCCGCGGATACATCCCTTGTCTCCTTGAGCATCGGCGGCAACGACGTAAGCTTTGTGCGCCTGACCCAATGCGCAACGGACGATATATGCCAAGGCGAATCGGGAGCGCAGATAGACCTGGAGCTACACGATCTACCCCAACGCCTGGACAAGGTCTACGGGGAAATCGCCCACCGCTCGCCCGAGGCAAAGGTCATTGCCACCGGCTATATCCCCCTCATCAACCCCGGCGAGACCTGCCCCTTCATAGAAAAAATCCCGGCCACAGACCGGGAGTGGTTGGCAAATACCATCCAGCGCATCAACCAAGCGGTGCGCGAGGCCGCCGAGCGCAACGGCGCCACCTACGTGCTGCCTGACGATGCCCCGCAGCACTCCGCCTGCTCAGGCAAACCGTGGGTGGACTTTACGGGGCAGGATACCGATTCCTTCCCCATGCACCCCACCCACGCGGGCCAGCGGGCTATGGCCGATGCGCTACGCGCTGCCCTCTAG